The window TATCCCGCCCAAACGGCAGTGTCGGGAACTACAGCACCGCCCGTCTTGTAGGACGCGCAAAAGTCGCTGTAGCACTTTGAATTTCCGCATGCCTTTACCCTTAAATCGAGGTCGATTAAGGAGACATGCAGTAGGGCCAAACGGCTGGCCGAACCCCCTTGCAGTGTAGATCCTTCGAGGAAGGGAGACGGCCGGGTGGCCGGATTGAATTCGCCACTATCACGTGGGGTCATCGGGCCCGATGACGAAGGAGGAGACCATGGGCATCCACAAATACTCTCTGCTGGGCGGCGCTTTCGCGCTTGCGTGCGTCTTAGGTTTATACGCTCCGGCCCAGGCGGAGGACGTGACGATCACCGTCTGGTCGCAGGATCGAGACGTTCGGCCGGCGCCGAACCTGGTTGCCGACTACAACAAGCTTAATACGGGCATCAAAGTCGAGTACCGGGAGGTTCCGTTTGACGATCTGGTCAACGAGGCGCTGCGTGCGTATTCCACTGGCCAGGCTCCGGATATCATCGCGGTTGACAATCCGGAACACGCGCTCTTCGCCTCGCGCGGGGCCTTTCTCGACCTGACCGATATGATCGCGAAGTCTACGGTGATCAAGCCGGAAAACTACTTCCCCGGCCCGCTCGCCTCCACCATGTGGAAAGACAGGCATTATGGCGTTCCCAAGGCGACGAATACGATCGCGCTCTACTACAACAAGGACATGTTCAAAGCGAAGGGCCTTGATCCCGACAGGCCGCCACAGACATGGGCCGAACTGGTGGACGCCGCCCGAAAGCTGACGGATCCGGCTGCCAATGTCTACGGCATAGCCTTTTCGGCCAAGGCGAGCGAGGAGGGCACGTTCCAGTTCCTCCCCTGGGCTCAGATGGCCGGTGCCACCTACGAGAACATCAACACCGATGGCGCGGTCAAAGCGCTCGAACTCTGGAAAACGTTTCTTGACGAGAGGCTTGCTTCCCCGGATACGCTGACGCGCGGTCAGTCGGACTCGACCGGCACCTTCAATTCGGGAAACGCGGCCATGGCAATTTCCGGCCCCTGGGAGCTCGACCGCATGGTTGCCGAAGCAAAGTTCGACTGGGGCGTGACGTTGCTGCCGGTGCCGGAAGAGGGAGCCGAACGGTCCTCTTCCATGGGCGACTTCAACTGGGCGATCTTCTCCAGCACGAAGCATCCTGACGAGGCTTTCAAGGTGCTGGAATATTTCGTCTCCCAGGATGACCGCATGTTCGGGGATTTCGGCCTGCTCCCGGCCCGAGCCGATATCGCTGTCGCAGAGACCGGCCAGCCGCTCAAGGATGCAGCGCTCAAGGTCTTTGTCGAGCAGCTCAAATACGCCAAGCCTCGGGGGCCGCATCCTGAATGGCCGAAGATCTCCAAGGCAATCCAGGATGCCATTCAATCGGCACTTACCGGTCAGATGTCTTCCAAGGAAGCGCTTGATCAGGCAGCGAAAAAGATCAAGGCCGTGCTCGGCTGAAAAAGAAAAATGTTCGCAGCGAAGGTGGGCGTCCATGAAGGGGATCTTGTCCAGTATCGTCGATGGCAAGGGATTCGACATTGCGCTCGTTGCGCTACCGCTCACCTTCCTGGTTACCCTTTCCGGACTGCCGCTCATCTACAACGTATTGATGAGTTTTCAGCAAGTGGACCTGTTCAGCCTGGGAACCTTCTGGCGACCCTTCGTAGGCCTCAAGAATTACGCCGAACTCTTCGCGCAGCCGGAAACCTGGCCGATCTTCGCCAACACGGCCATATTCGTCGTCTCATCCATTGTCGGCCAGTTCCTGATCGGTTTCGGGCTGGCCCTCTTCTTCTGGACAAATTTTCCGGGCGCCAGCTGGCTGCGTGGCCTTTTCCTGGTTTCCTGGGTGATGCCGGGTCTCGTCGTCGGGGCGATCTGGAACTGGATTCTCTCGGGTGACTTCGGCGTCCTGAATTTCCTCTTGCGCGAAAGTGGCCTGACCAATGGCAATATCTTCTGGCGATCTGACCCGAACTACTCACTGTGGGGAGTAATCGTCGCGAATATCTGGTTCGGAACTTCCTTTAACATGATCCTTCTGTCGGTCGGCCTGTCGGCCATTCCATCCGACCTCTATGAAGCCGCAGAACTTGACGGTGCGAATGCGTGGCAGCGTTTCCGGACCATCACCCTGCCGATGATGCGCTCCTCGATCGGTGCGCTCATGGCGCTCGGGCTCATCTTCACGCTGCAGCAGTTCGATCTCTTCGCAGCCATTACCAACGGCGGACCGAACAACTCCTCCAATGTCGCCCAGTACTGGGCCTGGGAACTGTCCTTCCGCCAGTACGACTTCGCCAAGGGCGCGACGGTCTCCGTTATCATGATCGTATTCGTGATCCTCGCCTCGATCGTTTATGTCCGATCGACGCGCCATGAGGTGCGACGATGAGGCACCCCTTCCGGGAAAAGCTGATGCTGGCGGTGGCGCTTGTGTTCACTGCCATCTACCTGTTCCCGCTTTACTGGATGTACGTCACCGCGCTTAAATCCGGCTCGGCGATATTCGCAAGTCCTCCGGCTTTCTGGCCGGCCGACCCCCAGTGGCATATCTATGCCGAGGTCTGGCAGAGCCGCAACATGGGCCGCTACATCTGGAACTCGCTGGTCATTGCTTTCGGTGCCGTCGCCATGATCTCTGTACTTGGCGTCGGTTGTGCCTATGTGCTGGCCCGCTACCGAAATGGCTGGGTGGATGTCACGCTCTTCCTCATTCTCATGCTGCAGGTCCTACCCGCATCGCTGATGATCACGCCGATCTTCGTCGGTTTCTCACAGACCGGCCTGCTCGAGTACCCTCGTCTCGCGGTTACCCTGGCGATCGCCGCCAAGAGTATGCCCTTCTTCGTCGTGCTGGTGCGCACGGCCTTCCTGAGCGTTCCGCAGGAGTTGGAGGAGGCGGGACTTGTGGACGGAGATTCTCGCGTCGGAGCGTTTTTCCGTATCGCCCTGCCGCTCGCCCGGAACGGCATCGTGGTCAGCGCCCTCTTGATCTTCATGCAAGCCTTCGGCGAGTTCGTCTATTCAAGGTCCATAATCCAGAGGGCCGAGTTGCAACCGGCCAGCATCGGGCTCAACAGCTTCATGGGGCCTAACACCAACGAATGGAATGGCATCATGGCCTATGCCACCATCTATGTAACCCCCATACTGGTCGCCTTCGTTCTCCTGCAGCGGGGCATCATCTCCGGCCTCACCTCGGGCGCCTTGAGGTAATCTCCATCGAGAACTCAGATCGTGCGGTATTCCCGGTCCACATAAATGAGTGGCGGCTGCGTCTCACCTATCCTGACGTCAACCACTTCGCCGAAGAGGATCGCATGGGTCGCCATGATCTTGATCTCGATGAGACGGCAGTCGAAGGCGACGATGGCATCCGTGAGAATGGGAGCGCCGGTCGCAAGCTGCGTCCAGCGAGCCAGTGCGAAGCGTCGTTCCATCTCGAGCTGGTCCCGGCCGGAAAATGCGTGCGCCAGCGCGCGATGCTGTGCCCCCAGCACATTCAGCGCGAAGCTGCCGCTGCGCGAAAAGATGTCGTTGCGCGGATTGGCGGCATTGAGGCAGGCAAGCACCATCGGCGGGTCGTCCGAGACCGAGCATGAGGCGGTGATCGTGACGCCCCGCCGTTCGGTGCCGTCGGCGGCGGTAATCAACTGCACTTGCGCGGACATGCGACTCATAGCGTCGCGGTAAGCTATCGGGTCCAGCCGGGTCTTCTCCAACACATCTCGCTCCGGATCGGTCTCGCTCATACATAGACTGTCAGACGAAATATGAAACCCGGCGGCCGGAGATTCTTGCCGATCAGCGCACCGACATGACGCAGACGGCAATGACGCGGCCCTTGCGCATCGCCCCGATAATCGGAACCGATTTTTCGGAAAGCTCGATGCGCAGATTCAAAGAGTCTCGGCGACCTTTGCGCGTCTGAAGAGTAGCGCGGCGCTGTAGGCGATCTTTTCCTTTGACGAGCGGGGCGTCTGCCTTAAAACATGGCATGCGACAGCAGGAAAAAAGCATGCCGAAATCAATCGTTACGAGCCTTTTCATCGCGGGGCTGATGCTGGCGTCACCGGCACTCTCCGCAGGGCTGAAACTGGCGGTCGTCGCCCCCATCGACGGCCCCTTTGCGACGCTCGGAAGGCAAATCATGGACGGCGCCGCCTTCCAAGCCGGTGAGCGGGGAAGCGAAGTCGTCGCGATCGGCGAAAGCTGCGAACCCGCCGGCGGCGACGAATTGGCCAAGGCGCTGCTGGCGAGCGGCGCGGAGGCTGCGATCGGCTTTCTCTGCACCGAGGGCCTGGAAGCGGTACTCCCGGCGCTTGCCGAAGCCGGCATGCCCGCCATCACACTCAGCGTGCGCTCGGACATCCTCATGGAGGATGCGCTGAAGAAGAAGTGGCCGCTCTATCGCCTCGCTCCGAGCGGCAAGGCCGAGGCAAGGGCAATCATCGACGCGATCGTTGCGAATTGGAGGGACAAGCCGCTCGCGCTCATCGACGACGGCACCATTCACAGCCGCGAGCTCGTCGAGGCCGTGCGCAATGCGCTTGCCGAAATCGGGATCACCCCCGTCTTCACCGACACCTATCGTCCGGCACAGGAGCAGCAGGTCAGTCTCGTCCGCCGTCTGGCCAAGAGCGGCGCAACCCATGTCTTCACCGGCGGCGATCGCAACGACACGGCGATCATAGCGCGGGATGCCAAGGCCGAGAACATTCCGATCACGCTCATGGGCGGCGATGTCCTGTACGCGGCCGACCTCAATGTGCCGCTCGAGAACGGCGTGTTGGCCGTTACAATCCCCGATGCGTCACGGTCGCAGGAGGCCGCCCCGGTCGTCAAGGCGATGCGTGCCGCGGGCCTGGAGCCGGATGGCTACGTCCTGCCGGCTTTTGCCGCGGTATCGCTCCTCGAACAGGCGAAGGACCAGGCAGAGGAGGATGACAGCGCCCTTTCGGATGCTCTCATGAAGGGGCCCTATCCGACGGTGTTGGGACCGATCCGCTTCAACAGCGCCCACGAGCGCGTCCAAAGCCCCTACAAGCTGATGCAATGGCAAGACGGCCGCTTCGTGGACGCCGCGAATCCGGGCAATGGCGGATGATGCGCAGAGGAGAGAGCAACGCGATAACGGACGTCGCGGGCTTGCTCGTCGGCAATGCCGATGACCAGCGCCTGAAATCGGGCGTCACAGCGGTGCTCTGCGATCCGCCTGCGACCGCGGCCATAGCTGTGCTCGGCGGCGCCCCCGGCACGCGTGAAACGGACCTGCTCGCC is drawn from Sinorhizobium sojae CCBAU 05684 and contains these coding sequences:
- a CDS encoding flavin reductase, coding for MSETDPERDVLEKTRLDPIAYRDAMSRMSAQVQLITAADGTERRGVTITASCSVSDDPPMVLACLNAANPRNDIFSRSGSFALNVLGAQHRALAHAFSGRDQLEMERRFALARWTQLATGAPILTDAIVAFDCRLIEIKIMATHAILFGEVVDVRIGETQPPLIYVDREYRTI
- a CDS encoding branched-chain amino acid ABC transporter substrate-binding protein yields the protein MPKSIVTSLFIAGLMLASPALSAGLKLAVVAPIDGPFATLGRQIMDGAAFQAGERGSEVVAIGESCEPAGGDELAKALLASGAEAAIGFLCTEGLEAVLPALAEAGMPAITLSVRSDILMEDALKKKWPLYRLAPSGKAEARAIIDAIVANWRDKPLALIDDGTIHSRELVEAVRNALAEIGITPVFTDTYRPAQEQQVSLVRRLAKSGATHVFTGGDRNDTAIIARDAKAENIPITLMGGDVLYAADLNVPLENGVLAVTIPDASRSQEAAPVVKAMRAAGLEPDGYVLPAFAAVSLLEQAKDQAEEDDSALSDALMKGPYPTVLGPIRFNSAHERVQSPYKLMQWQDGRFVDAANPGNGG
- a CDS encoding carbohydrate ABC transporter permease, giving the protein MKGILSSIVDGKGFDIALVALPLTFLVTLSGLPLIYNVLMSFQQVDLFSLGTFWRPFVGLKNYAELFAQPETWPIFANTAIFVVSSIVGQFLIGFGLALFFWTNFPGASWLRGLFLVSWVMPGLVVGAIWNWILSGDFGVLNFLLRESGLTNGNIFWRSDPNYSLWGVIVANIWFGTSFNMILLSVGLSAIPSDLYEAAELDGANAWQRFRTITLPMMRSSIGALMALGLIFTLQQFDLFAAITNGGPNNSSNVAQYWAWELSFRQYDFAKGATVSVIMIVFVILASIVYVRSTRHEVRR
- a CDS encoding carbohydrate ABC transporter permease, with the protein product MRHPFREKLMLAVALVFTAIYLFPLYWMYVTALKSGSAIFASPPAFWPADPQWHIYAEVWQSRNMGRYIWNSLVIAFGAVAMISVLGVGCAYVLARYRNGWVDVTLFLILMLQVLPASLMITPIFVGFSQTGLLEYPRLAVTLAIAAKSMPFFVVLVRTAFLSVPQELEEAGLVDGDSRVGAFFRIALPLARNGIVVSALLIFMQAFGEFVYSRSIIQRAELQPASIGLNSFMGPNTNEWNGIMAYATIYVTPILVAFVLLQRGIISGLTSGALR
- a CDS encoding ABC transporter substrate-binding protein, with the protein product MGIHKYSLLGGAFALACVLGLYAPAQAEDVTITVWSQDRDVRPAPNLVADYNKLNTGIKVEYREVPFDDLVNEALRAYSTGQAPDIIAVDNPEHALFASRGAFLDLTDMIAKSTVIKPENYFPGPLASTMWKDRHYGVPKATNTIALYYNKDMFKAKGLDPDRPPQTWAELVDAARKLTDPAANVYGIAFSAKASEEGTFQFLPWAQMAGATYENINTDGAVKALELWKTFLDERLASPDTLTRGQSDSTGTFNSGNAAMAISGPWELDRMVAEAKFDWGVTLLPVPEEGAERSSSMGDFNWAIFSSTKHPDEAFKVLEYFVSQDDRMFGDFGLLPARADIAVAETGQPLKDAALKVFVEQLKYAKPRGPHPEWPKISKAIQDAIQSALTGQMSSKEALDQAAKKIKAVLG